A segment of the Solanum lycopersicum chromosome 9, SLM_r2.1 genome:
CTTTAGATATTCGTAAGGTAAAGTGCCGCGATTCTCTCCAtccgatatatatatatatatatatttctaccTTAATGACTCGAATAATTATTGAGTTCAGTAACATATTGAATCCACAAAATTCATGTAACATATTAGAACTACAAAAATGATAGGTCATGAAGTTGAGGAAAATGAACTATGACTCATTGTTTTAATCGAAAAGGGTTACTATTAATGCTCAAGAcgtatttataaataattttaaaatataatgtttACTTTTAACCTATTAGATTAAAAATGTCTTCAATGTTTTTTATAGATCTAATAATGTCCTTTTGTTAACATCACAATGGCATGACAACAGATGGATCATTTAATGAAATAAGTGGTTTCATCTTATTAGTCTCAAATAACACCTTATTAGAcctaaaaaaaaagttgaagacAGTTTTAATCTAATAGGCGAAAGGAGAGCGatcttataattatttataatacgttaaagaatatttttaccCTTTATCGTTGTTTAATTAGCACAACGTTGACTAAGCCATGCTAAGTTTTACCACCACATATAAATCTCCAAAACTATTGgtatcttttaaattaaataaaaaaaaatttttgaaGCCATGCAATGTTGTCATTAATTTTGTCCTCTGGTCTCTTATTGCTCTGTCTATTTTCACATTAAATACAgcttgtacaagtatatatactatttattttgTAACATCATGAGCAATAGTTGATGGGGCTACAAGAAAATGATTtcacattttatataatttagtgATACAGCAAACCTTTATGATAGATATGTTAATGTAGGGTACACCATACAATACAAAGACAAGACATAAATGGCCCCCAACTTATTCCAATTTATCCATTGACACAAATTTCATAACATGTCCCTTTTATGTACTACCCTCTTAAAACCTTTATTCACCACATATTTTCCTTTCACATATCTCtaactctttatatatatatatgttcctaagtctttttaaacattatttcatAAACAAACACTataatttcttcaaaatatatatatatattgagtttTCTATACATGGCTACTCTTGCAAGTTCAATGTCATCGTTAAGGAGTTCGAAAATGAGGAAATGGCAAGGATGTTCAAAGCAAGTTAGACAACAAAGGGCGAGACTTTATATTATTTGGAGATGTACAGTCTTGCTTCTATGTTGGCAcgattaattattataattatcgttGTCATAGGCTTAATTTCTAGTTATGTTTTTGTGATGAACGATGATGAATCGATTGTATaggtttttttctttcttttctgaAGGGTTGTGATCTTATAGACTTTAACTTTTGGGTAGGAGTAGTGTTAAATTACATGTAGAATGTAAAAATGTATACAAAGAGTTTATGATTGAATAGTACTCAAGGATACTTTTCTTATTACTAATTCACAAggtgttttattttatgtggaAACAGCCCATAATTATGGAccattattcttctttttgcaatttgatttaagaaaataaatatcagTAACTAGGGATGACATGgtttaaatatatcttttttcaaaatttactgGGTACGTTGCGGATTAGGGATAAAGAATCTTTTAATTCGATTTTCAGACAAATTCTGTATCAGTTTTGCATAGGTTTGGGTACCACTCACTAGTCATATGATGagttttaagtaaaaaattgaaactgatttatgaaaaaaaaatctagaaagaagaaaaattatgtcactatttgaattatttttttaaaaaaaattatttttgaaatgtaAGTAATTCAAAgctatcaaaaataatttttttgacttgttttaaaaaaaaagagttctaTAAAATTGCACTTCAATACTAGGCTAATATGTTAATTTAGTGCATAATAGTtacgaaaattaaaaaaaaatcaagttaaaAACATATGCACCTATAATTTGAAATGTACTTGTACAAATTATGTGGGATGGGATGGGTTAAAAGGTTGAAATCACAGCCGGTTAGCCCCGCAACTGTTCCCCCTGTTGCCAACCCTACTCATATTCCTTCTTTCTCTGTTTAGACCAAATTACAAaagcaaataaacaacaaatctAGAGAAACACAAAAGGGTAATGAAGAGTGACCATTTGATCAAGTGAcggaaaagaaaaataggagaggAAGCACCGTAACAATGAAAGGAGGAGAACCAAAGGGTTTGAGAGCAAATGAGGGTAATTGTTTTGTGTTCGGTAGAATCAAATGGAAAAGATATTAAGATACCTTTTTTAGGTTTTGAGTAATCATGTGTTTGCATTTacttgatattttctttatcaagTAAATAGTAATGcaaagaaagaaattaagtTCATAAGGGGGGAGGGGGAAGGGGGTTATAAGTATAATTTAGGATTGCACTTCTCTACACATACTAGAGATAATAATAAGCTGCTATTTATATACTTGTTCTGTACAAAAATACTTGATAGGATACTACTACTTTGAAATAGCGCTCTCAATTATCATCGCAAAATGAGCATAACAAACTGGGGGAATTCTAAAGATGCTTGTTTCTTCTACCAAGAAACTTATTAAAAGATGAGACATATCTTGGAACTAAAGCAACCAGTCAATCATTTTTCTCCACAATCACACATATAGCTCGCGGTTGTCAAAGATTTCCCATCCATCATCCACAAGATCCGTGTTATGGATCACTGACTTAACATCTTCACATACCTTGTGCTCCTCCTCATGACAAGACACTCTATCCACCTTTTCTGGAGCATGCAACAAATCTGCAGGCTCAGCAACCTCATCTGATATCATACTCTTCAAAGATGAACTTGATGACGCTAAGATACAACTGGTCTGCCCGGAACATAAAGATTTGCAAAGAGGAACACGATCATCAAATTTCTCTTTCAACAACCTCACATCTTGGCATATGACAGAGATTTCGCCTCTGCAGAAGGGTGCAACAATCTATTGAGTAATTTAAATTGACTAACAAGTAGAGTCAAAATAGTGGCACAAGGATCTGGGTGGAGGGGAACAAGGGAAAACAACTGCAA
Coding sequences within it:
- the LOC109121105 gene encoding small polypeptide DEVIL 14 produces the protein MATLASSMSSLRSSKMRKWQGCSKQVRQQRARLYIIWRCTVLLLCWHD